CCCtactctcattttttttctaaaaatgcCCAAAATACTtctgatataaataaaaaatcaaacaaactcAATCTAACTAAAGCTAAAATCATCCATCCAAATACATCCAACATCCAACctaatctaaccaaatctaaagtCAACCAAccaaataaattcaatataaaccatTTATTCAActaaatcaaaactaaaattatCTAATAAAACCTAAAATAGATAACTATCCATTCACCGCCATAGACTGGAAACCGTCTCTGCAACCTCCGGTCAAAAAAATCCTACCATTTTTTTTAACGGAAGAAGatttcagttttaaaaaaatatttttgaaaggttaaaaattatttatttaaaatgtaaacaaatattttaattatttatttaatttttggatgAATTATTTTCAGTGATTGTTGGTGGCGGTGACTGGAAAAAAGATGGCGGCGGTGGGTGGTGGTTTCTGATTGAATAATTTGATGGGTCAATTAGTGATTTAGGTTTGATTTGCTTAAATGAGtgattttagatttgatttggttGGTTAGATAGGTGACTTTAGGTTTAGTTTGTTAGATGAGTGATTTTAAGTTTGGTTGGTTAGATGGGTGATTTTAGATTTAGttggttggtttgattttatttttttattgattctgTTAAGgataatcccacattgcttagaaGAACACATAtgaatgagtttataagtgtaaaggttcaaccacctattaactagttctagttattaggtcatggttgaatctaaacactctcataagcatgtgagttgtcacattctcaccattttataattaataattactccAACTAATATTTGGATTCTTAATTTACCGGTTGTCCGTAtggatgtccagtcccagcgGCTCGGTCCGGTATTGCCGCTgcgtattaaataaaaatttcagtAGGTTTTGGCCCGGATTCTTAATTTGCCAGTTGTCCGTCTGGATGTTCATTCCTAACGGCCTGGTCCGGTATCACCGCTgcttttaattaaatcaaaaagtttcagttTTAGGGGGAGTCAATTTCAAGTGACAACCGGATGTCCAGTCTCGGTTGCACTTGAGGGAGAGTGTTAAAGATAAttccacattgcttaggagaacaaatataaatgagtttataagtgtaaaggttcaaccacctattaactagttctagttattaggtcatggtTGAATCTAAACACTTTCATAAATATGTGGGTTGTCACATTCtcactaatttataattaataattactcccactaataattctaatagattttaaaagtttttggtCAATTTATGGTAAAAAGAATTTAGTTGAGCATTAGATAAAATTTAGGGGATCTAGCaaccaattttaaaattgaagaaatttTAATGATAGGAGGGTCTAAATTAGAGTGTCATAGCTAATTAATAGCCTATTTAAGTTGGTGGTAGGATGAGTTTTTGGATAGGATGGATTtggataaaaataaatgaatatgtcggtgattttaatttgattttatagtTAATCCTGAATTTTAATACTTTATCTTCTTCCACTATAATTGTCTACTCTACTACTTTTACgtagttttaaaaattgtactaatatttataatttataaatttatcttcaTTTACTTTATTAACtgcaataataattattatttttttttaaaaaataacaataacaataattagtgaattttaaataaatataatataaaaaatttaatttttaaaaattatatttattagaaATAGTATCatcaccaaaaataaaaaatggacaatgatattaaaaaggttaatgtcataaaaattcactaattttacacattttctcattttactttcgtagtttaatttttttcattttcatgcatgaactaccacttttttcaaattcatgcacggtgctgagttgtcaccggctccattggtgtaattcgctagCTAGGATGGAGGTCCCTTTACACCAATAAAATGACACCTCAacaccatgcatgaatttgaaaaaaaagtgatagtttatgtatgaaaataaaaaaatttaaattatacatGAGAATTTTAAAGAGTAGACTTTGttgtcatataaatataccaaaCTCAACAAAACTAATTACAGAATGGAATGATTGGTAGTCTaacatcataaaattattaattactccctccgtcccactctaattgacaaaataactaaattacaataatcaatacaaactaataaatgacatagagAGTTACTTATATACCCTTCTATTGATAATAGacctaattaatgctattagtatattagtcaaattttcaataaatattcaccattttcCCATAAAGGCCATGactttaaatgagggtaaagatgaaaaattaaaggaaaaaattatactccctccgtcccgtttaagaagggacaaatgactttttcacatatattaagaaagcattgattattatagtgttttcttattttacccctatttatgatagtgtttTATTTTGGGTATAGactaatagtcattaattatggaaagagaaaagggggtaaaaaaggaaaattcatataaattggcacaaaaaacacgatatggcctttttaagtgggacaaataaaaatgggatatgtcccttcttaaatgggacggagggagtagttatattagttttgtcaattaaaatgggacaccaaaaactctagattttgtcaattagagtgggacggagggagtattaatttACATGTGCAAAGATTATCAAAAATGATTAGTTCATGAATCTAGTAACGTCCCTTCTATGAGTAATTAAATTGACTTCATAAACTAAACAAGggtattttaaaatgaaaaaaagccGTAGCCACGTACTTCTTCGTTTTTTCTATatttagagcatctccaatgggatgctactttttatgctaaatttagcatgaaaaagtgATAAAATGCTATAGATAGCAtagcatttcaaattttaccaatgcacaaagttaaaaagaaatgttataattatttattaagataattatctcttaattttattaattgctaattttttaataatttttttaattaaatattttaaactaaaatttatgtaatatttttttaatttataatgaacttttcaaaagatataattaaaagaatcgatgaattatataaaaataaattatttattttttttattatattgatgtttggtctactattaaaaaatcaaatcgatgttgtaaaattaaatagaagcacaaaaattaaaatgaaaaaagtaaaaaaaataaaaaaagtaggttaaaataataaatgcaaaaaataaccgtggtaaaattgtaattaatagtgaattgctattggttgttgaattttagcatatgctatagtctgtgctaaatttagcatgtgatatagcatatgctaaatttagcacaaattatagcactgcattggagatgcattttaaaattaaatgctaaattatagcattggcacttcattttagcattgtattggagatgctcttatctAATCAAacatgttaaaaaaaatgactTAGCTCAACCGGTAAAACCGCTCCTTCTAATACCGATAAGTCTTgagttttaaagttttttttttgaatatcattaattataaaattgttttttttttgtagaagaattataaaattgttttatatcaTCGATAGCAACGCTTAATTATATGCTATATTATAGAGTATTTTTTATTCACAGTAAAAAcagagttatttttttttttaaaaaatatccgattgaaaaataaattgacaTATTTGAGCAATGAAAATTAAGTTGTTGtatgtaattatttttgtactgattctatttttattatcaGTGTTTTAATTAAGTGTtgcaacttttttatttatttattgtaacgcttaatttataaaatatttttaaacgccaataaatatatttatatgtgaTAAGCTTTATTTGTTGttcatctatatctatactcAAACATCTCgttttaacatttaaatttttttaagccacaaaaaaataaacatgtaaataaacattttttttataacaacaACATCAAACTTCAAAAACAATTCCTAATATTTAATTCTAACTTTCGAATATTTCCAACAAATTTAAAGTTttacaaaattgaaaataatttaattcaattacaaaaaaaagttaaactaaaccaaatcgataaaaaaaacacaattctaataaaatataagtaatactatataactaaaactaaggaataaataaataacattatagTTTAAAATAACGGATTATATTACTATCGTTCACGTGCGTAACAAATGGAGAAAAACTAGTATATAAAAGTACGAATGGAGGGAGGGAGACATGTAGATTTATGTTAatgtcctttttattttataaaatataattattaattattaattttttcttttataaaatataattattaattaaaaaaattattatgataattattaaagttagagtattaataaaaacagattactatatttaaaatattatgttgagataattgtttataatactaattaaactaaactactttaaatatataattcttACTGTTGCAACCAAAACCAACTCAAACATGTATTTTAGAAATAAGTACTAAAataaactttcaaaataaaattaatagctGATTATTCTACATATAAACATCAGATCAAAAAgaatcaaattatataaaaattattttcaaaatatcttatcttcaaatatatttacaacaaatttgGCCATCTTTTCATAATTTTCCACTCTACACTAATaacaaacatatttataaaaatacccatTATATAGAAGCCTTATCTCATTtaggttaaaattttatataaccacactttcttttctctttttttcttttttttttcaaaattttctcttttttttcttcttattttctatttaattttcgTTTATCTCTTCCTGTTGCTTTTTCGTTTGCCTCTTCCattcgtttttccgttcgtctactttcgATGAGTTTCTCGTCTCCTTCAGTCGCTTTTCCATCCGTCTCTTCCGTTCGGTtctccgttcgcgctatggatttcgcGACATcgtctttagatttttttatatttttttaggtttttgtaataatttaaacattttgtagataatttattataaatctatgattttttttatttataaatttattttattattcatataattattttttttctcttattcatggatttgtttatttattctactgctactgattttgtaaaaaacgaattaatttatggtgtatttatagtattttataatgtatttacgtTATAGTATATTTATGATGTTTTTCGGTACATTTATGTTTTTAGTGTATTTCTACCATtcttagtatatatatatatatatatatatatatatatatatatatatatggtgcatttacagtgtttatagTGTATTTGCAGTATTTACGGTATATTTGCAATATTTTTATGGTGTACACCATAAACATACTATAAAAATGGCATAAATATACACTAATATTATTACACTAAAAAACACAATAGATACACTATCTATAATATACCATAGTTACactaaaatatatgataaaaaaataaaaaaatatcagaaaaaatctataaaaaagagaataaattattaaaaagtgaaaaaaggtattttatgaaattaaaaaagaagaagatatttttcataaaaaaatatatttataaaaataaagacaaaaaaataatgtaaagttgtaaataaaataaaaaatagcgTAGTGTAAGAAATTCCCTCAATTGTATAGAGTTACACGCTTCATAATCTTAAATTAAGATGGTTAAAAACCATAAtggtatcaaatatttatcctacatttaattttgatatctaaattttaatttgtatcaaaacaatattgaaaatttaaattttattttaaactaaaatatttcAATTGATAAAATTGGCAAGTCACATGCTTCTCTACAAatgaaataaactattttaacttttaataattatttataaataaataaacataaatatagTTACCCTAATCCATAATAAATATAATGATCACTATTTAACGAGTTGCACCACGAACCACGTGCAAAACACGTAAATAGACACTAGTTTTTTTGTCGAAAAATAGACACTAGTCATTAATGAAAATCACTAATAAGTTTTAAAAGATTGATTTGataattgtcaaaaataaaaCTACTCCCGCAAGATCATAAAATTTATCGCATTTACAATATTTTTAGtccataatattattataaaatattaggagaatattatcaatatttttcaaatttatctccattaatacataattttatGGGATTGAAAATACCAATCTAACctaaaaatagttttaattaatatgaacatttgataaaaatatattataaattaagatatatttttttaatttatgacaATAGAcaaatatgataaatatatggcctaatcactcaaaaacccctcagctttaatttttttttcaattccgccccgacgttgaaaatttgtcaattttacccacttttgaattttccgttttcaattgtaccccaatattttaatttttgttaatttttttacttaaatgatgaaattatcaattaattaagtctaaacatgaaattaagttcttttttattcaaaaaagtacaaataagtcctttatttttaaaaactaactaaaaaccataatcaaattaaacacTAATTGCGGAGACACTGACATAAGACGAGAAAGATATACCATCAATAATAGAAGTCATAATTTTTATACCGTTCGCTTACTTTGCATATGTTAAGCGAATGTGTAATTGGATGACCCATGAAGTGGCTAAAAAGTTCTTAAAGCCTCCTTTTTAGGAGTAATTATTGTAATTTATGTTATTTAGTTCTGACAAACAAACATTATGTACTTCTATTTACCGAAATTAATACAACTGCtgttttgccaaaaaaaattaacactaatttaaattcttaattaatttaactaaatttaaataaattttaaaaatatacaattaatatatgcgagacatggataatgttttaaacaaatttccaaacgcaaaagacgttaatttaatttttcagggtacaattgaaacacaaaaatgcaaaatagggtaaaattgacaaattttcaacgtcagtatatgattgaaaaggggctaaaaggttgGAGTTTTTtgaagacattaggcctaaataTTATAGCCAAACGGAATATATAAAGAGAGATACAAATTGGATACAAGTTGTCAGCAAATGATTGGATAATAGCAAAAGGttaataaatgttacaaaaagaaAACCTAATAATAATAAGCTTACATACAGTCTATTTAAGAGTAACACACATTTGATTGAGagccaaaataataatattgctAACGTGCACTATAGATTAGCGCACATTAGCAAAAGCATAAAATACGTCTGACATAAAAAAGGAGGCGCACGTTAGTAAATCCACCACCAGAATCGGAGTTGATAGGTGGAGAattcatcaaaaacaaaaaaaggcaCTGTTTGTGTCTTGCTAACcaaaaaaaatcttataataaaaaaaaagaaaccgAAATCTCTCTCTTTAAAGATCTCTCATCGCCGATCTGTTTCTCAATCGTTTGACAGTCATCGGCTTTGTTTTAGCAATGGCAGCTCCACCGGCGAGGGCTAGAGCCGATTACGATTACCTCATAAAGCTTCTCCTCATCGGCGACAGCGGTacctctttttatttcttttttttttctttttctgaagATCTGATTTCTTGAACGATTTAAAATCTTTACGACCTAGTTTTTTTTCCCCCCGTTAATCATGCATTTTCATTAATCGtcaattttttaacattaaaaattagGTCTCggaatgatttttttgttttgtatggTGTGATGTGatgatttttatttagattaaatgttaattatatagcaaaataataatggAAATATGGAGAAGATTCGAAAACTGAGTAGCTAGAAGGAATACACGGAGGGAGATGATGAgtagtttaattaattgtaatatagcaaaatagttaatattttaagtATTTGTGGTAAACTTGTGCGAAGCGGTTTTTCGGTTTATAGATTAATGATTTTACTTGCGGAAAGATTTTTGACAAAAAGATATACAAAGATAAAGCTAGAGATTATACTATCTCTAAGCTGACCTTGCTATGATAGTATTAGTTGGTGAACTGGACTGATTTGTGCGTTAGTCGGTTTTTATATGACTGCTCGAGAATGCAAATTGCTATGTAGTTCTCTGGGAGTGATATAGTTCTAAGGATTTGAGTTGGTCTTGTTATTGTAACTTATTCAGGTGTGGGCAAGAGTTGCCTTCTTTTGCGTTTCTCAGATGGTTCCTTCACCACTAGTTTTATCACCACTATCGGGTTTGTGTTCCTTGAAAACTATGGTTTAAGCTGTATCGTGTTCCTTTTCTGTTTGAAAGAAATTCTCTAGTGTTTGAATTTTGCTTTTTCGTAATGCAGGATTGATTTTAAGATAAGGACCATTGAGCTTGATAGCAAACGAATTAAGCTCCAAATATGGGACACAGCTGGTCAGGAGCGATTCCGAACTATCACAACTGGTAAGTTTCTGTTCTGTAGgtataatttttatactttaaCTAATGGATACGGCATTTGTGTGAAGTGGATTCTCCCTTTCTGATGTTTCTAATGTTGCGCATTGCACATGCACAGAATTGAACTTGGGGTCATATCTGACAACTATGTCATTTGCATTGAACGATTGCTGGGTGGAATCATTCAAATGATAAACCTAATTAATACTTTCTTTTATCTGAGCCTCTTGGGGTCGGGGCTCTTCAATAGTAAATGTTTATGATATTACGGATGGAATTAGTTTGGAGGAGGGTGACCTGGGCAGAAGGTTTGGGAGTTTATGTGATTACATTAGCAAAGGCTTAGTTGAATTCTAGACCATCATAGAATTCTATAACCCATTGTTTGCTGAGGCACATGCTTTAGCATTAGTATGTTGGTGAATGTCTTAAACATCAGTATTCAAGAAACCTAGAAATTGAATATTTATGTTGGAACCTAGAATCTTTATTATTGTgcttatatttaattgtaactTTGCTCCTGAACTTGTGCCACATCCATGTGAAGATGTCTAGTCAAGCAGGTGAGTTTCACATCAGCCTATTATGTTCCGTCCTTCCTAGTTTGGGCCTATTTGTAGTTCAGATTTTAGAAACTGTCAGTATAGTGTTTTGTGACGTTGTTTCCTTTTCTTGTCTTTGTCTTTTTCTCTTGTTTTGTTTGCTAACATGTTTGTCACCTggtaacttatttttttttcttttttacagCTTATTATCGTGGAGCCATGGGTATTTTGCTGGTCTATGATGTTACCGATGAGTCATCTTTCAACAGTGAGTTTCCATTCTTGATTTGATTAACTTTCATAATAGTATTTcgctataaataatacaaactGTAAACAAATTTGCTTCTTCCTGGGCGCATTGTCTGGATCATTTTTGCTCTTTCTCTTATTGATGGCATGACCATTACCATGTGCATAGTTTGACATCACCGACAATGAGGTGGATAGTTGGGGAATTGCATTCATCATTTGTATATGCATTTTGCATTTGTGCACCTTTTTGGTATCGCGTAGTATCCTTACCTAGAAGGCTTGTCAATGTTTTCAGACATCAGAAATTGGATTCGCAACATTGAACAACATGCTTCTGATAATGTAAACAAGATTCTGGTGGGAAACAAGGCCGACATGGACGAAAGCAAAAGGGTATTCTCCTTGTATTTCAGCATTTGTTGTTTTATTGACTTATACTTGCCATTTTCTTATTGGTTATTCACGATTTTCATTTGCTATTGCTGTTGGTTTATCAATACATTCTAttcgtgaattttttttgtgTGTCAGAGAGCAAATTAGCTTGTTCTATTTAAGTCTAGCCAGACGCTATTAAGCTCTCTATTTCTTTCATTTGGCAATGTTGGTTTATCCACAGGTTGAACTCATAAGTTCAAAATTTCTCTAGAGAACAAATTTGCTTGTTAGTTAAGTCTATTAGCGGCAAGCTGTCGAGGGCTCTCTTTCTGTCTCTCAGATTATCTGAAGCTCATGTTTCTCATTTATAGCCATTATTTTTTTTAGGCTGTGCCGACATCCAAGGGCCAAGCACTTGCTGATGAATATGGAATCAAGTTTTTCGAAACTGTAAGTAGGATATCCAGATGTTGAAGCTAATTGCACAACTTTTTGTATTCATGTAAAGCCTATTTATTGCAGAGTGCAAAGACAAATCTCAATGTCGAGCAAGTTTTCTTTTCAATAGCAAGGGATATAAAACAAAGGCTTGCTGATACAGACTCGAGGAGTGAGGTAATTGAAACTGTTTCGAAGCAAATTGAAAAGAGCAAAGAACAACAAAAATCTAACTATTGAGAATAATTTTTGGTCTGTGATGTTTCAGCCTACAACAATTAAGATTAATCAACCCGACCAAGCTGGTGGGGGCGGTCAAGCTGCGCAAAGATCAGCATGCTGTGGATCTTAAGTGCAGATTATTATTTAATGGGGGCACTAATTGCAGGTGACACTTTTGtctgaaaaaagaaagaaaactaATTGTGATTACTAGACAATGAAGGCTTGTAACTTCTGtcttttattattcttttaaatgATGTTTTAGTGTGTGAAAGGTAGTTTATAACTAGCAAAAACATTGTGGCTTAACAGTTGTGCATCATGTAGCACACTTTGCTCCCTTTTTAGTAGAAAATTATTCGTGTGGTATTTTCTCAAATTTTGCGTTTGTGATGCATGTTCCTTCATCTTCTTTGCTTGAAGTATCGTGCTAGAGACATCAGTAGTTTCTTATGTAAAAACACAATTACAAAAGGCTTTTAACTAGAGTGTATATTGAAAATAGATCTATGTATAAGAGTTGGGATTATATTAACAGAAAGCAATTCCCACGTCTGTCCAAAAAGCCATCTCATTATGCAATTTGCTAAGTCAGCCATGCTAGTTTCTATTCCATAATATGCCAAAGGCCAATGCTCTTTACATATTCAAGATTGCTGGCATTAGCATAATAAGCGGAAGAGCAAATGGCAAACAGGTTTAAACTTTAAATCCAACTCTATCCCTGCCATTATTCTTTAATGAAGAGACTGCAGGTTTGACACATATAGAGAGAACTTCTGTTCAGAGCTTGATCAAGACTTTGCAATGCCCTTGTGACCCTATTGACACGGTTAAGATCACCACGAACATGTTATTTAGTTAAtcgtgttaatttttttaacaataacACAACTAACATGACATGATCCTTATCTTAGAATTTAAACTGGACAACACTAATTTTACGAGGGTCTATCTTGCCCTTTCCCTTCTTCTTTTGTGCCTTTGCTGCTAGTTTTTGCGAGGAATAATCATACAACGCAATAGTTGTGCCATGTTATTCATGCAAcaaattttagataaaaataaaaaattcatgcAACAAACTAGTGAAGCGTTTGCCATGTtggaatatttaatgataaaaaaaataattgatatcACAAATGCTCATTgatttgttgtaaaaatgacgtgacaCAACCTGATATAAACACTCTTTTGAAGACAAGTAcattggtcggttcggtcaccgaaccgcCAAGCCGAATTTATCCAATTCTTCATATCTGTAACCGTAATTGAATTACAAATAACAgaataaaccaaatcaaaataattattttgttagaTTGGTTATTTTGATTTGCCGAAtgacataattttttattaataatagttaaaaaaattaaatttaattgaattaaagtttaattataaacaatttaaaaggtAATCTAAGctctaaaataattataaaaatatttttttaaattacaaaaataacatcaTATTCCCCTAATTTTGCTTGTTCCATTAGTTCAGAAAGTTTCTATAGCAGGAGATAGTAATTGTAAATACAcagaaaacaattacaaaaccTTCACATTCTGCATTATCATATGTTGATCATTTGACCCATCTAATTCTATTCAATGCTCAGATTGCCGTTAAAGCCTTATAGGCTACTACTTTCCAAGCCATGCCACTCATCTTCCACTCCTCAAGAACCAGTTAAGCTCTTAAAATTGTCAGCTGATACTAAGAACcttaaaaatggtaaaataaTCCATGCCCATTTAATCATAACCAACAAAACCACAGAAAACAACATCACTGAAATAAATTCTTTGGTGAATTTGTATGCAAAATGTGATGAAATTTTGATTGCCCGCCAATTATTCGATAAAATGCCGCACAGAA
This region of Mercurialis annua linkage group LG1-X, ddMerAnnu1.2, whole genome shotgun sequence genomic DNA includes:
- the LOC126664616 gene encoding ras-related protein RABE1c-like — its product is MAAPPARARADYDYLIKLLLIGDSGVGKSCLLLRFSDGSFTTSFITTIGIDFKIRTIELDSKRIKLQIWDTAGQERFRTITTAYYRGAMGILLVYDVTDESSFNNIRNWIRNIEQHASDNVNKILVGNKADMDESKRAVPTSKGQALADEYGIKFFETSAKTNLNVEQVFFSIARDIKQRLADTDSRSEPTTIKINQPDQAGGGGQAAQRSACCGS